In Corallococcus silvisoli, the genomic stretch CGCAAGTCGATTGACGGGCTGATGGCGCTGGTGCGCACGGCCTGGGGCGAGGACGTCTACTCGGGGCACCTCTTCGCCTTCGTCTCGCGCAAAGGGGACCGCATCAAGGTGCTGACGTGGAGCCGGGGCGGCTTCGTGCTGCTGTACAAGCGGCTGGAGACGGGGAGATTCCGGCTACCGCCGGTGGACGCGGGCGCGCAGGCGGTGACGCTGGACGCCACGCAGCTGGCGATGCTGCTGGACGGCATCGACGTGGCCCAGGTGAGGCGCCAGCCCGCCTGGACGCCTCCCGGGCGCACAGGCACCTGATGCACTCGGTCCGGGACGCTGAACGGCGGTGGCGTGTTGAGGCCAGGTGCCCCGCGACCTTCCACAGGACCACTTCTGCCCCTGGCGTGAGGAGGCCGAGGAACTCAAGGAGCGCCTGACGTCGCTGGAGGCGAAGATGGCGACGCTGGAGCGCCACGTCTTTGGCCGGAGGGCGGAGAAGCTGCCCACGGTGGCCGCCGAGCTGCGTAAGGACGCGGACTCGACGGCGGCCCGGGCGGAGGCCGCGAAAGAGAAGCGGCGCGAGCGGGCCGCCCGTAAGGCCGAGGAGGCACCAGCGCGGGAGATTCGCCACGCGGTGCCGGCCGAGGAGCGCCACTGCCCGGCGTGCGGCGGCGAGGACTTGAAGCCGCTGGGCCAGGGCCGCACCTCGGTGATGTACGAATACGTGCCCGCGAGATTCGAGAAGCAGGTGCACGTGCAGGAGGTGCTGGCGTGCGCATGCGGCCGGGGCGTCGTCACGGCCCCGCCTCCGGTCCGGGTGGTGGACAGGGGCGAGTACGGCCCCGGCTTCCTCTCCCACGTGGTGGTTTCCAAGTGCGCCGACGCGATGCCCCTGCACCGACTCGCACAGCGGGTGGAGCGAAGTGGCGTGCCCATGAGCCGCAGCACGCTGACGGACCTCTTCCACCAGGCCGCCTCGGTGTTGCTGCCGCTGTCCCAGCACCTCTTGCACTGCATTGCGTCCGCGGACGTGGTGTGGGCCGACGAGACGCCGCTGCGCGTGCTGGACGTGAAGAAGACGAAGCTGGGCTACCTCTGGACTTTCCTCACCCAGAATGAGGCGGGGCAGTGGCTCATCGGCTACCGCTTCAGCATGGGCCGGGCCAGCAAGACGCCGAAGGAAGTCCTGGGCGGCACCACGGGGGCCCTCGTGGTGGACGCGTACACCGGCTACAACGCGGTGACGCTGCCCGAGGGCCGAGTGCGCGTCGGGTGCTGGGCCCACGTGCGTCGCCGCTTCTTCGACGCGCTGCCCACCGCGCCCGAGGCCCGCGAGGCCCTGGACTTCATCCTCGCCCTCTACCGGGTGGAGGCGCTGGCCCGTGACGCGGGCGTCGTACGCACGGACGCGCACCGCGAGCTGCGCCAGCAGCAAAGCTTCCCCATCCTCACGGCACTGCGCGCGTGGATGGAAGCACAGGCCCCGCGCCACCTGCCCAAGGGCCCCATGGGCCAGGCCCTCTGCTACGCCCTGAAGCAGTGGGACGCCCTGACGCGCTTTGCTTCCGACGCGCGCCTTCCCCTGGACAACAACCGCTCCGAGGCCGCGCTGCGCAAGGCGGCCCTGGGCCGAAAGAATTTCCTCTTCGTCGGCCATGAGGCCGCGGGGGCCAACCTCGCAGGCCTCTACGCCCTGGTGGCCACCTGCGAGGCCAACGGCGTCAATCCCGAGGCCTACCTCGCTGACGTGCTGCTGCGCGTGCAGACACACCCTCACTCGCGCATCGGTGAACTGCTACCCCACGAGTGGAAGTGGCGACGCGCTGCTGACCCACCGGATTCACCCCTCCAGCTCAGTCCCTGAACAGCTCGCGCATCGCGGCGCCCGCCGAGCACGGTCGTAGTCCGCCTTCAATCCTTCCGGCACGTCGTTGGCCGGACGGTTACCGACGCCCGGCAAGGCCTACACCCGAGGTCCGCTCCTCCTCCAGTTCACGGTGGAAGGAGGCGCCGCGGACGCGGTGGAGATCCTGAAGGGCTCGAGTGTCCTGGTGAAGCCCACGGGCTCCCCGTACTCGTTCACCTGGGACACGACCCAAGAAGCGGAGGGCAGCTACGAGTTGTCCATTCGTGCGACCCGGGGTGGCGTGCTCTTCGCGAGTGCCCCCCGCACCGTCATTGTCGACAGGACGGCGCCCACCGTGACGACCTATCTCCCGGCCAGCAACGCCGCGACGGTCGGGGTCCACGACGCCATCCAGGTGACGTTCAGCGAGCCGATGAATCCGCACTCGGTGACAGAGGCGGCCGTGGGGCTCAAGACTGGCGCGGGTATCGCCATCTCCAAGTCAGTTGCGCTCTCCGTGGATGGGAAGACCCTCACGGTCACTCCGCGCAATCCGCTGGTGGCGCCTGACACCGTCTCCGTGGATCTCGCGGCCCTGGTGGGCACCCTCACGGACCTGGCCGGTAATGGAGTGCCTACCGCACCGGCATGGACATTCACGGTGCCAACGTGGCTGCCGCTCGGTGGAGCTATCAGCGCCGTGGAAGGAAAGACGTCCGCGGAGGATGTTGTGCTGAAGATGGACCGCAATGACCAGCCAGTGATTGCCTGGACGGAATCGGATGGCGTGGCCAAGAACATCTATGTGGCGCGCTGGACGGGGACTGAGTGGCTCATGTTGGGTGGCGGATTGAGTGGCCTGAGCGGCGCAGGGACGGACGCAACGCGTCCAACGCTTCTCATCGACGCAACTAGTCGCCCCATCGTTGCGTGGCAGGAGAAGTCTAGCACTGGCGATGCTCAACACATCTTCGCTCGCCAGTGGTCGGGTAACGAATGGGAGGCCCTACCATCGATCCCCCTGGAAACTGGCGACTATGCCATATCCGCTCCATCCATGGCTTCAGAATCAAATGGCACATTGCATCTTTACGCACTCAACTCAAACGAAGGAACTGCGGAAATTGGACACTACCAACTCGCATCCGGCAGCCAATCATGGGCGCGCAACGCGCTACCAAGGCCGCAACAGTCTCCCCGGGTCTATTCCTTTTCCACATCGAGCCTCGGAACAAAAACAGTCGTCGCATACAACTTTCTTGACCTATCTGGCACTGGCAATGGCCGCATAGGAATCGAGGTTGCTGAAAACGACTCCGCACCATCAGGAAACAGCCTATTGGGCACAGCAGCAGCCACCCCGTCTATCGCGCTCGACAGCAACAACCGCCCTTGGATCACTTGGTCAGAAGCCCCCTCAGGTTCAGGGGCAGGCGGTTCGATCTACTGGTCTCGATGGGAGGGCACGTATTGGACATCCCCAAGGCAGCTCGATACACCCGCAACAGGAAACACAAACCCCGTACTGAGCATGACCAAGGGAAATCCATACACCATCACATGGAGTGGAATCCTCGACGCCAGACGGAGCATTTTTGTTGGTCGCTGGATCTCAGGCACCTGGCAAATCATTCCCCAACAGCTGAATGCATTACCCGAAACCAGCGCACCAGCCTCTGGACCAGCAGCTTCAATGACCACTGCGGGCCGACCAATCGTCGCATGGACCGAGGAAGACACCACCTCTGCCAGCATCTACGTCTCCCACCTCAACAACTAGAATTTCCAGAAAATGTATTTATCGGAGCATGACCTCCCCCCCATCGTGTCCGATAAATTCCAGCCCCTAGATTCCTGAAATGAGGGACATGCGGCCCAAACTTTTAGCAGCACTCCAAAAAACACAGAACGCCCAACACGGAGACACAATGAACATCAAGCAGAGCCATTCGACCCGAGCACTCCTGGCAACAATCATTTTGACTTCTGGATGTGGCCCCGACCTGCTCCCAAGAGACGCACAAAGCGAACCCAACACACAGTCAAGTTCATTCGCAATCGGAGAAACCTGCGCAAAGAGCGAGGGCCAACCCGGGATTTGTAATTACGGTGAATACTGCCTCGTCACCACCAGCAAATGCGTAGCAACTCCGCTCCCCACCTGCACCAATTTCATGACTCATGGAACCAGTTGGGATGCCAATACGTCGACAGGGCCTGTCATCTATTCCGCCACGGTGCTCAGCTTTGCTCCTGACCCCAACTTCTGCGGAACTCCATTGACGAAGCGGGCGCGCTACCGCCTCAAGGCCTATTCGCCCGTGGCCGACCTGCCGACATCCAACAGCGGATTCTATGGTCGGTTCTATTTTGTCACCCCATCGGGAGGGCAGATCAGTGTGACAGCCGTCCAAAACATCATGACGGCAACCAATAACCAACACATCACTTTCGACGTCAGCCTCTGCCTTCCCAGCGAAACTACGAACTACACAGCGGGATTTTTCTTCTCTGACGGCAACGAGACTTGCGTCACCACGCCATAAGCGGAGGCACATCCCTGAGGCTGGCGGATGTGCACTCCGATTCGCTCGCACTCTGCGGGTCTGCGCCAAACGATGCGGGCGCGTGAGCTACTACCGGCCAAAACTCATTACTGACGCTTCGGAACAACCAATCCTCGGCTCAGGCGGTTGAGCACTCGCCGCTTTTGTCTGCGCTTGTAGCTCTCGTGAGCGTTGTCCCCGACTTCGTTGGTGCGAGCCGTCTCCTCATCCGCGATCTGGAACTCAACCAAGGCGAAGGTGACCCGTCCCTTACGAGGACGGGTGTCACTTTCAGGCGGAGGAAGATACGGATCCATCCTCAAGGGAAGGTCCACAACGAAGTTGAGCACCCGGTAGGAACTTCCCGAAAACGCATTGCCAGTCCGGTCTTCGCGGTCCTCGAAGTCGCGGTCCAGGTGTAGCTGCGGGATGAACTGCTCGAAATGGGGGTTCTCAGCCAGGAGCCCCTTGAACGGCAGTAGCGTGTTCTCCGTCTGGCCTGGGACCACGAAGTTGAAGGGGAACAGGCGCTGCGTGAGGAAGTAGAGGACCGGCAGCAGGTCCTCCCGCTTCCGGGTGATGACTCGGAACCGAGTGCGGTCATACACCTGGGCGGCGACCGTCTCCTTTTTGGCGATCAGCTTCGTGACCAGGGAGTCGCGCGTCTTGATGGAGTGGGCGAACTCCACGATGGGCAGCCCCATCTCCTTCATCTCCTTCGCGACGCCCAGCACCTTCTCCGTGACCATCTCAGCCAGTTCAGCCTCGGAGGCAGCCAACCGGAAGAGCAGGTCACGCCCTTCGATGTGCTGGATGACATGCATCACCTTCAGGACGATGCAGGCAATCCGCCGGTAGCGTGCCAGTCCCTTTGCGCCCGAAGCAAAGAGGAAGAGATCATGGAGTTCCTCCGGCTGAGCCACCGCGTCCGCGACTCGGTAGTCGAAGGTCTTGCGCAGGTACTCCACCGCGTCCGCGAGCACCGTCCGGCCCCAGGCATCGTCATAGGGCCGCGATACGTCGAGTTGGCAGAGGCGCAGGAACCGGTCAACTTCGTCCCGGGTCTGGAAGTGCATTCGCCGCCAGTCGATGACGGATCCACCTCTCAGGATGAGCCGGATGCGCTCAAGCTCGCGCAAGCCCATCTGCGGCACCGTGCAGACAGGGACAGCGGGTAGGACTGGTGCGAGGGAGGGGGCCTTCACAGCGTTGTTCCTATCCGGCTGGAGCCCCAAGGGAAAGCCCCGCAATGAGAAGGGCCCCGACCTGGGAGCAGGCAGGGGCCCTCATGACCACAACCCCGTGGCTACTTGACGGCGACTTCCTTGCCCTTCTCGAAGCGGCTCTCGTGGACGACCTTGCCGTCCTCGCTCAGTTCCTGCACGACACCATCCTTCAGCCCGTTCTGGTACTGCTCGATGAAGTGCGGCTTCCCGCTGGCGAAGTAGAGCGTCCGCGTCCCATGGTAGTTGCTCTCACGGAACTCCGTCTTGCCGTATTGGGTACCCGCCTCGTCGTAGAAATACCAAGTGCCCGTCTTGAAGCCGTTCGCGTACTGCCCCACCGCGGCCTTCTTGCCGTTCGGATGGAACGAGCGATAGGGCCCTTCTGCCACGAAGCTGCCACCCGCGAGTTCGCTCTTGCGGCAGAACAGCCCTTCCTCCTTGGAGCCGGACTGCTTGGTCCCCTGGGGGCAGGTCAGCTGGGTGGCGGACTCGCCGGCGAAAGCGACCGGAGCGGCGAGAGCCAAGCCCAGGGTGAACATCTGCATCAGCGTCTTGGACTGCATGGAGTCTCCTTTTCGAAGTCGCCGGAATGCCCGTGCGCGCATCCGACAAGACGGGAAAGCGCCAGATGAAATTCATGGCTCCCATCCGCACCGAGGACGGGCTCAACCAGCATGGCCTGCTACCTCAAATGGGACGGAAACGAAGAGCCCCGCCCCATGATTCCTGGGCGGGGCTCCGAATGCCGTGAACTACATGGGGGCCTGGACTCAGTCCCCCATCAGCCAGTGCCTAGTAGCTGGCCTGGTGGCAGAAGAAGTTTCCGCCTGTGAAGTAGTACCCAAGGGAGGTGGTGGTGCTCGTCGAGGACACGCAGATGTTGGCGATGATGTCCGCGCGCTCCCGGTTGGTGCCAGTCACCGTGTAGTTTCCGGACGAGGTGCTGATGACCGGGGTCTTCGTGGAGCCATCGACCAGCACGTAGAGGAAGCCATTCAGCTCGGCAGCCGTCTGCGGAAATGCCGTGCTGGAGTAGGCCGAGATCTTGATCTTCACGCGCTTGGGGGCGCTCGCATCGCAGAAGCTATCGACCGCGCCGCTAACAGTCGAAACGCTGAAGATGATCGGCCCCGTGGTGCCCAGCGCCGCCTTGTTGGTGAACTTGTCGTAGTTCTGGCAGGTCGGGGCCGGGGGCGCCGAGCAGGTGTTGCTGTAGCAGGCCGAGCCGTACGCGCAGGTCGCCTTGCCCTCACCCGTGCAGGTGGTCGCGGCCGGGCTGCACACGCCCGTGGAGATGTTGCAGGTGTTGCCGGTGGCGCAGTCCGTGTCCTTGGTGCAACCCGTGGTGGAGCCGGGCTCCTCGCAGATCTTGGACACGGTGCCGCAGACGAGGCTCGTGGAGCTGTCCTTGTTGCACAGCTGGTTCGTCTGGCACTGGCAGACCTTCTGCGGGCTCGTGGACCCGGCCAGCACGGCGCAGTTCTTCTCCGTGTCGGGGCAGTCCGAGCCGCTGTCGCACGTGGTCATACAGACGCTCGCGGCCGTGTTGCAGTAGCCGGTGGAGCAGTCGGTGTCCGCCTTACAGGACTCGACGCCCGGCGTCGTGTCGTCGCCACAGGCCGTCAGCGCCAGGCTCATCGTGCTCAGTGCGGCGAGCATCACCATCATCTTGCGAAGCTGCATTCGGGACTTCCTCCTGGATGGGTTACGTCGCCCGGTGTCTCCGGCCACCTGACTCCAGACACCGGGGTTCAAGTCGAGCGGGCTTTAGTCCTCTCGCTCCAGACGTGTCAACGAGTGTCGACCCTCGTTCCAACGCCTCAAGCCCTGGGAAATTCACTGTTCACGAAAGCACACAGTCCAGACGCACGGCACAACGACATCGCCGTCATACGTGACGGCGATGTCGCTCCTGGCTCTCAGAACGTGAAAGGGAAATCGATGGGGTCGCCCTGCTTCTGGTGCTTCGGGAAGGCCCATCCCTTGATGAGGCCCGTGATGCACGTGGCCATGTAGCTCGTGCGGAACTCGTCCGTGCGGCACGACACGCCCGTCGTCTTGCCGCTCGTCTGGACCGTCCAGCGCATCACCAGCTTGCCGCTGAGCGACGGATCCTTCTGCTTCTGCTCGTTCACACACTTCACGATGGCGGGCTTGTTGTTCAGCACCACCTGCATGATGTCCGACTGCTGCAAGCGCTCCGGCGTGCCGCCTCCAGGCTCGGGCGGGATGTACGCCGTCGCCGTCGGCTTGCCCGCCGGCTTCGCGCTGGACGCGGCCTTCTTCGTGCCGAACAGCTCGTCGAAGTCGTCGTCCCCGCCCCCCGAGTTCGACGCGGACGACGACGATGACGAACTCGAAGGCTTCGACACCGTGATCGCGTCGCCATCGTCCTCATCACGCTGGGAGCCACGGCTGCTGCCGGAACCCGTCTTGCGATGGTTGCGCGAGTCCACCCGCGCGACCGCCGTGCCCATGTTCGGCGCCACCGCGGGCTGCACCGCCGCGACGGGCGGAGGCGGAGTCGCGGCCGGAGCCACCGCCACGGCCGGAGCGGTCGCGGGAGGTGTGGCCGCGGCGACAGGGGCGGTGCCAGCGGTAGCGGCAGCAGGTGTCACCGCCGCGGTCGCCGGAGCACCCTCGCCAGGCGCCGGGGCCGGAGGGGTCGCCTGCGCCGTGGGCTGCACCGCCGCGGGCGGAGGCTGTACGGCCGCGGGAGGAGGCGGCATGGGAGGCAGCTCCACCTTGGGAGTCGGTGCGGTCGCCACCTGGGCCGGCGGCTCCACGGGGCGCTCGGACGAGTTGCCGCGCGCCACGACGACGACCGCGGCACCGGCCATCACCAGCACCCCGGCGGTCACCGCGATCAGCATGACCGTGCGACCCTTGCCACCCGTGGGTGCCGCCGCGGGCGGAGGATAGGCCGCGGGATACCCCTGAGGTGGGTAGCCCTGCGGCTGCTGTCCGTAGGGTATCTGCGCCTGCTGCGGGGGATAGGCCACCGGCTGCGGCTGCGCGTACGGCTGCACCGGCTGCGGTGCATACCCCTGCGGCGGCTGCGGTGCGTAGGCCGAGGGAGCGGCCATTCCCGGCGCGCCTCCCATCATGGCCCCGGCCATCGCGGGCGACGACACCGGCTCCGGCGGCGGCATGGGCACATCCAGCAGACGCGCCTGCGACACCGGCTCGCGCTCCAGAGAGGGCGCCGGACGCGGCGGCGGCTTGGTGAGGGCGTCGTTCTCCTCCTTCACCAGCGAGGCCAGCACGCTCGCGGCTGAGGGCTTCCAGCCGACCGGCTCCTCGGCCACGGCCGAATTGCCACCCAGGCCCGGACGGGAGCTGCCCGCGCTGAAGGCGGACTCCACCGGCCCCGCGGGAATCACCGGCGACGACGTGGAGACCGGCGCGGGCGCGACGATGACCGGCTTGGCCGGCCGCGGCGCCAGCACCGACGCCAGCTCCGCCGTCTCCGACAGCGGAATCCAGTCACTGAAGCCCGAACGCCAGCAGAGGTTGTCCGGGCCCACTTCGCCTCGGTCCCAGGCGTCCTTCACCTTCTCCACCGACCAGGGGCCCACCTGCTTCTCGTCGATGGCGACGTACCACTCATGCGACGAGGCGGCCTTCGCGTCCTCGGGCGACGGCTCCGCGGACTCGGCTTCGGCGAGCTTGCGCACCGCCTCCGCCTTCGCGGCCTTGGCCTCCGCCTCCGCTTCCGCGGCCTTGATCTTCTGCGAGCCGGTGCTCAGCACCTGGTCGAAGACCGCTCCAATCTCGTCCTCTTCCACGTCGGTGAAGAGGCCGCCCTCCGGCGGCGTGCCCAGCGTGGCGGGCAGCCCCGTGCCGGACGACTCCACGATGCGCGGAGCATTCGCATCCGCCCCGCCGCTCTTGGCCTCCGGCGACGCGGCAGCCTCCGCCCCTCCCTCCTTCGCCGCCGATGCTCCTGCGGGCCTCACCAGGATGGTGTGACCACACTTCTTGCAACGAAGCTTGACCCCCTTGGGGCCAACCTTGTCGTCGCTGATCATGTACTGGGCGCGGCAGCTGTCGCAGACGAAACGCATCGTTCCCGTAAGCCTCAGAAATGACGGGCGAAATCCCGTCGGAATCGTAGAAGTGGCCACCGGGTGAGATCAAGGACGCCGGCCTCGAACGCCCGCCTGCTTTCAACGCGTGAACCCTCGCCCCGGTCTGAGGGCCCTACTTTCGCACCTGGACTTCCACGTGTGTGCCAACGGCCACACGCAGCTCGTGGAGGTCCTCGGAGGTGGCG encodes the following:
- the tnpB gene encoding IS66 family insertion sequence element accessory protein TnpB (TnpB, as the term is used for proteins encoded by IS66 family insertion elements, is considered an accessory protein, since TnpC, encoded by a neighboring gene, is a DDE family transposase.); this translates as RKSIDGLMALVRTAWGEDVYSGHLFAFVSRKGDRIKVLTWSRGGFVLLYKRLETGRFRLPPVDAGAQAVTLDATQLAMLLDGIDVAQVRRQPAWTPPGRTGT
- the tnpC gene encoding IS66 family transposase → MPRDLPQDHFCPWREEAEELKERLTSLEAKMATLERHVFGRRAEKLPTVAAELRKDADSTAARAEAAKEKRRERAARKAEEAPAREIRHAVPAEERHCPACGGEDLKPLGQGRTSVMYEYVPARFEKQVHVQEVLACACGRGVVTAPPPVRVVDRGEYGPGFLSHVVVSKCADAMPLHRLAQRVERSGVPMSRSTLTDLFHQAASVLLPLSQHLLHCIASADVVWADETPLRVLDVKKTKLGYLWTFLTQNEAGQWLIGYRFSMGRASKTPKEVLGGTTGALVVDAYTGYNAVTLPEGRVRVGCWAHVRRRFFDALPTAPEAREALDFILALYRVEALARDAGVVRTDAHRELRQQQSFPILTALRAWMEAQAPRHLPKGPMGQALCYALKQWDALTRFASDARLPLDNNRSEAALRKAALGRKNFLFVGHEAAGANLAGLYALVATCEANGVNPEAYLADVLLRVQTHPHSRIGELLPHEWKWRRAADPPDSPLQLSP
- a CDS encoding Ig-like domain-containing protein, whose translation is MAGRLPTPGKAYTRGPLLLQFTVEGGAADAVEILKGSSVLVKPTGSPYSFTWDTTQEAEGSYELSIRATRGGVLFASAPRTVIVDRTAPTVTTYLPASNAATVGVHDAIQVTFSEPMNPHSVTEAAVGLKTGAGIAISKSVALSVDGKTLTVTPRNPLVAPDTVSVDLAALVGTLTDLAGNGVPTAPAWTFTVPTWLPLGGAISAVEGKTSAEDVVLKMDRNDQPVIAWTESDGVAKNIYVARWTGTEWLMLGGGLSGLSGAGTDATRPTLLIDATSRPIVAWQEKSSTGDAQHIFARQWSGNEWEALPSIPLETGDYAISAPSMASESNGTLHLYALNSNEGTAEIGHYQLASGSQSWARNALPRPQQSPRVYSFSTSSLGTKTVVAYNFLDLSGTGNGRIGIEVAENDSAPSGNSLLGTAAATPSIALDSNNRPWITWSEAPSGSGAGGSIYWSRWEGTYWTSPRQLDTPATGNTNPVLSMTKGNPYTITWSGILDARRSIFVGRWISGTWQIIPQQLNALPETSAPASGPAASMTTAGRPIVAWTEEDTTSASIYVSHLNN
- a CDS encoding TIGR04552 family protein, whose amino-acid sequence is MKAPSLAPVLPAVPVCTVPQMGLRELERIRLILRGGSVIDWRRMHFQTRDEVDRFLRLCQLDVSRPYDDAWGRTVLADAVEYLRKTFDYRVADAVAQPEELHDLFLFASGAKGLARYRRIACIVLKVMHVIQHIEGRDLLFRLAASEAELAEMVTEKVLGVAKEMKEMGLPIVEFAHSIKTRDSLVTKLIAKKETVAAQVYDRTRFRVITRKREDLLPVLYFLTQRLFPFNFVVPGQTENTLLPFKGLLAENPHFEQFIPQLHLDRDFEDREDRTGNAFSGSSYRVLNFVVDLPLRMDPYLPPPESDTRPRKGRVTFALVEFQIADEETARTNEVGDNAHESYKRRQKRRVLNRLSRGLVVPKRQ
- a CDS encoding toxin-antitoxin system YwqK family antitoxin — encoded protein: MQSKTLMQMFTLGLALAAPVAFAGESATQLTCPQGTKQSGSKEEGLFCRKSELAGGSFVAEGPYRSFHPNGKKAAVGQYANGFKTGTWYFYDEAGTQYGKTEFRESNYHGTRTLYFASGKPHFIEQYQNGLKDGVVQELSEDGKVVHESRFEKGKEVAVK
- the gltJ gene encoding adventurous gliding motility protein GltJ; protein product: MRFVCDSCRAQYMISDDKVGPKGVKLRCKKCGHTILVRPAGASAAKEGGAEAAASPEAKSGGADANAPRIVESSGTGLPATLGTPPEGGLFTDVEEDEIGAVFDQVLSTGSQKIKAAEAEAEAKAAKAEAVRKLAEAESAEPSPEDAKAASSHEWYVAIDEKQVGPWSVEKVKDAWDRGEVGPDNLCWRSGFSDWIPLSETAELASVLAPRPAKPVIVAPAPVSTSSPVIPAGPVESAFSAGSSRPGLGGNSAVAEEPVGWKPSAASVLASLVKEENDALTKPPPRPAPSLEREPVSQARLLDVPMPPPEPVSSPAMAGAMMGGAPGMAAPSAYAPQPPQGYAPQPVQPYAQPQPVAYPPQQAQIPYGQQPQGYPPQGYPAAYPPPAAAPTGGKGRTVMLIAVTAGVLVMAGAAVVVVARGNSSERPVEPPAQVATAPTPKVELPPMPPPPAAVQPPPAAVQPTAQATPPAPAPGEGAPATAAVTPAAATAGTAPVAAATPPATAPAVAVAPAATPPPPVAAVQPAVAPNMGTAVARVDSRNHRKTGSGSSRGSQRDEDDGDAITVSKPSSSSSSSSASNSGGGDDDFDELFGTKKAASSAKPAGKPTATAYIPPEPGGGTPERLQQSDIMQVVLNNKPAIVKCVNEQKQKDPSLSGKLVMRWTVQTSGKTTGVSCRTDEFRTSYMATCITGLIKGWAFPKHQKQGDPIDFPFTF